Below is a genomic region from Kribbella qitaiheensis.
TGGGCTGGATTGGCGGTGTCGCCGAGTTCCCGCATGGTTCCCAGTACGGCGATCATTCGTCGTCCCTGGGCGAGGGAGGCGAGCGTTTGGAGGCCTGCGCGCATGGACTCGGAGTTGGCGTTGAAGGCGTCGTTGACGATCGTCACGCCGTCGGTGCGTTCGAGGACCTGGAGCCGAGCTGTCGATACCGGTTCGGCAGCTGACAGCGCTTCGCCGATCAAGGCGGTGTCCATGCCCAGAACGTGGGCGGCCGCGGCGACCGCAAGGGCGTTGTGGACCTGGTGCGCACCGAGCAGGCGCAGCGACACCGGCGCCGAGCCTTGCGGGGTATGCAACACGAACGACGCACGACCCGCAGTGATGCCAATGTCGGTGGCGCGGATATCGGCTGCAGGACCGGTTCCGTACGACACGACCGATGCTGCGGTGCGCTGGGCCATCGCGGCGACTAGGTCGTCGTCAGCGTTGAGGATCGCGACGCCACCATCGGCTGCCGCGGGGAGTGCCTGGACCAGTTCGCCCTTGGCCGTGGCGATCGCTTCACGGCTGCCGAACTCCCCGACGTGGGCAGAGCCGATATTGAGGACGATCCCGATGCTTGGTGGGGTAAGGGTGGCCAGATAGGCGATGTCACCTTGGTGGCGTGTGCCCATCTCGAGGACCAGGTAGCGGGTTGATTCACTTGCCCCCATCACGGTCAGTGGGAGCCCGATCTCGGTGTTGAACGATCCCGGGGTGGCGACGGTCTCTCCATGTCGGGAAAGGACCTGCGCGAGCAGGTCCTTGGTGGTGGTCTTCCCTGCGGATCCGGTCAGCGCGATGATCTGTGCCCCGGCCCGGGTCAGGACATGCTGGGCGATCTGGCCCAGCGCGACAGTGACGTCGGCGACGACGACGGCGGGAACACCGACCGGATGGGTGGCCAGTACACAACTGGCGCCGGCGGCGGCGGCCTGGTCGACGAAGTCGTGCCCGTCGACACGGGCGCCGCTCACCGCGACGAACATCCCGCCTGGGCTGACGTTGCGCGAATCACTGGCGCTGCGGCCGGTAACCGGCATCGCCGGGTTGGTGGCGTCGTGGATGGTGCCGCCGGTGGCAACGGCGATTTCGGCGAGGGTGAGCGTGATCAAGACAAGGTCCTTACGGGAGAAAGCGGAGCGAAAGTGATGGCACGGCCGGAGTAGGAGGCCTGGACCCGGCTCAAGGGCACCCGTTCGTGGGTCTGCCCCCAGCCGGACGGATCCCGGATGAGGATGGTCGGATCCGGTGCGTCGTGATAGCCGCGGGCGATGACCAGGTGCCCGCCGGTGCGGCCATCGTCGGGGAACTGCTCGGTGATCGAGATGATCACCGGGGCGTCGCCGAGCCGGCCGACCAGTTCATCGGCCGCGACGGGCTCGGCGCGACCCGGCACCCCAAAGCTGGCTGCCAGGTCGGCCAAGCGTGTGTGCACAGCGCCTTGCGGGGTGAACACTTCGTGCTTGACCGCCAGCTTCAGTAGCTCGGTGACTGTCGGGGCTTGGCGGCCGTAGGCGAGCAGGATCATCCGTACCGCTGCTATGCCGCACGCCCGGTTGGACCACTCGGTGCGATCTCCGAGTGCCCAGCCTCCGTGGAGATCCCATTCGGCCGCGTCGATGAGCTGGCGACACATTGGGACGTCGTGAACGTGAGGCACAGCAGCAGACTCCCGATGTGGGTCAGGATGCGGGCTCCCGCACGATGGCTGGGCCGACGTTGAACACGGGAGTAGGAAGAGGCACATCATAGGAGGCCCGCGTGAGCGCCTCACGGAGAACCGCCCGCACGACATCGACGTGGCTGAGCCCGCACAGGCCGGCGCCAGTGACGAAGTTGGCGTCCCTGGACATGCCTGGCGTGGTGTTCACCTCGAGCGCGAACAGCTCACCGGCGCCGGTGACCATGAAGTCGATCCGGGCCGACCCCCGGCAGCCGAGGCCTTCCCACAGGGCCACGGCGTACCGGGTCAGGGAGTCCAGCACTGCGGCGGGGAGGTCGGCCGCGGTCACGGAGACGGTTCCCTGGCCGTCGGCGTCGAGTTTCGCCGCGGCGTCGTAGAACTCTCCTGCGTGGACTTCGGTGGCCAGCGGCGGGAACACCAGCAGCCCATCGGGCAGCTCCAGCAGGCCGACGGTGACGGGCAGGCCGGTGATGTGTTCCTCGACCAGGACCAGGCAGGGGTCGGTGGCCCAGGCGTGTTCGAGGGCCGGCAGCAAGGCGGCTTCCTGGCGGACCAGGCTCATGCCGACGCTGGAGCCGCCTTGAGCCGGTTTGACCATCACCGGCCGCCCTGCCCACTGCGGCGTCGTTCCTTGCTTCCAGACCTGCCAGGCGGGCGTGGGGATGCCCAGGCCTTTCATGGCCTGCTTGCACAGGATCTTGTTGGCGGCGATCGCGGCCGCGGCCACGCCGCTGCCGCAGAACGGCGTCCGCAGGTAGTCCAGGAGGCCTTGGAGCCGTCCGTCCTCGCCGTAGGGGCCGTGCAGGTTGGACAGTGCCACGTCGAAGTTGAGGAGTTCGGCGATGAACCGCGGGTCGCACGGGTCGAGGATCGTGAAGGTCGCGCCGATTTCGGTGAGCGATCCCGACAGTGCCGTGACCGACAGTTGGTCGGTGGGGCTTTCAGCGATGTAGAGCCGGTCCTCGGCGGACAGGCCGCCGTAGACCAGCGCGACGTTCAGGCCCGCTTCGCGGCCCTCGTGCCAGATCCGTAATGCGTCGGTTTGGCGGCTGATGGCCGCGTGGTCGTGGGCGTCGATGAGTGAGGTCATGTCAGTTCTCCTTGGTAGGTGAGGGTGACGGGGCCGCCGATCCAGAAGGCACTGCTGCGCTCGGCGTGCGGACGCACTGTGAGCGGTGTTCCGGATCGGTTGTGGACGGTGACGGGGCTGTCTGTGACGAGGCCGTGGAGGGTCGCGACCACAACAGCCGCGACGGCTCCGCTGCCGCAGGACAGCGTCTCGGCCTCCACACCCCGTTCGTAGGTGCGGATCTTCAGCGCCTGCGGACCGGTGGCCTGGACGAAGTTGACGTTTGACCCGAGCGGCGCGAGGCGGGGGTGATGGCGGACCAGGCGGCCGCATTCCTCGGCATCCAAGCTGTCGACGTTGTCGACGACCGCGACCACGTGCTCGGTGCCGGTGTGGGCGGAGTCGAAGCACAAGGCGTGACCGTTCCAGACCAGCTCGATGCACCGAGGGTCGATCGCACCGGCTTCGGCGGTCACCCAGCTGCCGTCGTCACCGACCAGCGCCTGGTGCTTCACACCGGCCATCACCAAGGTCATGTCGTGGAAGGAGTGGTCCGTGGCTGCGCACCAGGCCGCGCAGCGCAGGGCATTGCCGCACATCGTGGCGATCGAACCGTCGGCGTTGAAGCAGGCGACCCCGAGGACAGCGGGGTCGGTGTCGATCAGGGCGCTCACGATCAGCCCGTCCGCGCCGATCCCGGTACGCCGGGCGCACAGTCGCCTGGCTGTGTCCGACCAGTCCTTGTCGAGGTCCGCGCTGGAACCGGCGATGAGGATGAAGTCGTTCCCGGCACCGTGGATCTTGCGGAACCTCACATCAACCACTACTCCTTCGTTGGGATGGAAGTGGCCGCTCGCAGTGCCAACCCACCGGGCGGGCCTGTCGATGGCAGGGCGAGGCCGACGGCAGGGGTCCTCCTCGGGGAGGAATACACCGCCGGCCCCCGCCGGTTCAGGGGACGTACCGTGGTGGATGGGTCGGATCGTCGTGGGCATCCAACCCGCCCGCGGGCAGGTGATGCGGTGTGGTGTCGAGGAGGCCTGCTGCTCGCGACAGCAGGTCGTGGGGTGGCAGCGGGACCGGGTCGAGCCAGCGGATGATCGTGGCGCCGCCGTGCCCGTGGACGGCGGCCACCTGGTCAAGGTCGTCGAACACAGCCGTGCACGGTGTCGTGCTGATCCAGCGCAAGGAAACCGACCCGTCGGTGAACTGGATGCCCTCGGCAACCTCACCGGTGCCGCTCACACCGGAGATGTCGGTTTGCCGGTCGAGCCAGAATCGCCGGTGGCTCACAGCGCTGTCAGTGGCCACAGGAGTTGCTCGTTCGGTAGTTCCGGTGTCGGCGTTGCCGACATGTCATCGTCGGGCGGCAACGGCTCGTTGGTTATCTTGAGGCCCGCGAACCGGCGATCCATCGCTGCGGCGTACCGCTGAGCGAGATCGGGCTCGGCGCAGTAGTCGGCGATCACGTGCACCCCGAACCAGATCCGGACCCGGCGGCGCCGAACCGTCCCCGTGGTGGTCATCAGCGGTCCAGCTGTTCATGGACGAGGTCACGAACCATCAGTGCGGACGCGATGGCGGCTACCGCCACCAGGATCCAGTTGCCTACGACCACTTGTCTCATCTCCACGCATTCATCCGGGACGGCTCGAATCGGCCTCGTAGCACGTGAGTGCCGAACTGTGGAACCTGCGCCTCGCGATCGGCAGTTGACGTCTGGTGTGCCACGTCGACTCCCGTCTCTTGGCGCAGAACCAGCAAGAGGTCCGGCACACATGAAAGATGTAAGACATCCTGCATCCGACCTAAGTGGGTGTCAACAACACGTATGACATCGGATGACGCACAGCCACGGGCTACGATGAGCGCTACGCGCGGACGGGAAGGGGCGGAGATGACCCAGATCGAGGCACCGCGGCCCCGCTTCGCTCAGATCGCTGACATCCTGCGCGATCGCATCCAGCGTGGAGTGCATGCACCCGGCTCACCGCTGCCCAGCGAGCCCGAACTCTCCCGGGAGTTCGGCGTCTCCCGGGTCACGATCAACCGTGCGGTCGGCCTGCTGCGCACCGAGGGTCTCGTCCAGGTCCGCCGCGGCAAGGGCGCCTTCGTCAGGCCAATCCCAGTCATCACTCGGGTGGCAACTCAACGGCACGGTGCCCGCGATAAAGGCCGCGGAGCCTACGACGTGGAGACCCGCCGGGTCGGTCTGGAGCCCAGCTGGACGGCATCGGTAGAGCGGGTACCCGCCTCCGAATTGACCGCAGGCCTGCTGAACGTGGCGGTCGGTGCCGAACTCGTCGTACGGCGCCGCAAATACTTCGCCAACGGCGTACCGACACAGATAGCCGACACCTACCTGGTCAGTGAACTGGCCGAGAAGGCCGGCGTCACGGAGGAAAACACCGGTCCCGGCGGCACCTACTCCAGACTCGCGGACATCGGCCGTGGCCCGATCCATTTCACCGAAGAGATTTCCTTTTGCAGTGCCATCGCCGCCGAGGCCACCTTCCTCGACATGGAGCCGAATCAGGCCGTCTTCGAGATCCTGTTCGTTGCCTCAGACCGCGAACATCGGCCCGTCGCCGTCACCCGCCACATCATGGCGGGGCACCAATGGCGGCTGCGTTACGAGTGGACCGACGAACCAGAAGGTGGATCTGAGTGATCGACACCCACATTGCATCCCGGCCCGGGATCCTCGCAGCGGCCCAACGAGGACTCGTTCGCAGCAGTCGCTGATCTGGTCATCGTCGCCGACGGCGCCACTGCGCCGGACGGTCTCGGAACCGGGTGTGTCCATGATCCACGCTGGTATTCGCGAGAGCTCACCGCCCAAGCCACGGCGGCACACGTCCGCTATCGCGACGCTTCCCTGGCCGATATCCTCAGCACAGCCATCAGCGCCACCGCCGATGCTCACGCCTCAACCTGCGACCCCGGCCACCCGGGCACACCGTCGTCGACCGTCGTGATGCTGCGAGCCCGGGCCGAGACCCTCGAGTGGCTCGTCCTCGGTGACGCAACCCTCGTCCTGGAAACGCCGCACGGACTCAATGCGATCTGCGACGACAGGCTCTTCCAGACCAACAAGGAACTCCGCAACCAGGTCCTGCGCACGACGGCCGATGACCCCAAACGCCCGGCGCGAATCGCCGCCCTGGTCGATGCCCAACGCAACTTCCGCAACGTCGAAGGCGGCTTCTGGGTCGCCGCCTCCGATCCCAACGCGGCATACAAAGCCCGCGCCGACACCGAACGGCTCGCCGCAGGAACCACATGGCGCGCCGCGCTACTCACCGACGGAGCCTCCGCCGCGGTCGACACTTACGGCCTCACCGACTGGCACGGACTTCTCAACCTCCTCGACGCCGCCGGCCCGAACGGCTTGCTGGAATCCGTCCGCAAGATCGAGGCCGACGACCCTGCGGCGCAGCGCTACCCCAGGATCAAGCGATCCGACGACGCAACCGTCGCCTACCTCACCGGAGCACCTGAGTGAGCGAGATCCCTCTCCACCGCATCGGCGTCTCCGCCGTCACGATCGACGACCAGGGCCGCGCCCTCGTCATCCAACGCCGCGACAACGGCCGCTGGGAAGCCCCCGGCGGCTTCCTCGAACTGGCCGAAACCATCGAAGACGGCGCCCGCCGCGAAGTCCTCGAAGAAACCGGCCTCGTCGTCGAACTACAAAACCTCACCGGGATCTACAAGAACATGACGCTCGGCGTCATCAACTTCGTCTTCCGGGCCCGAGCAATCTCCGGCCAACCCACCACCGGCCCGGAAACCAAAGACACCCGCTGGGTCACCAGAGACGAAGTAGCCGGCCTGATCCCCATCGAAGCCTTCGCCATCAGGACCCTCGACGCCCTCGACAACCCCGCAGCCCCGCGCATCCGGCACCACGACGGCGTCCATCTGCTTTGAGCGAGCCGCTGCGCATCCGGCACCACCTAGCCCGACCATGGCCTCGAACTCGACCAGCTCATGGCGGCGCCGCGTACGCAGCCAAGAACCCCGGCCTGAATGTCGTGGCCGCACACAACATCGCTGTCGACGCCCACCACCCCCTCCTGCGCAGTGTTCCGCGTCTGATCGCCGCCACCGTCCATGTCAGCCCCCCGCAAACACGACCATCACTAGCGTCTTACCCATCACCTCGAACCAACCCAGCACTAACAAGAGCCCAGCCGTCCGCGGCGCGTCACAGGTCTCTAACCAGACCCCGCCCAACCATTGGGGCTGCTGACCTCCGAGCTCCGGCAGGAGAAACGAGGCACCGTGCCATGGCCCTGCACCATGGATCATCTCCGGTCAGTTGAAAACCAGGGCACGGAAGGCATCACGAATCATGGCAATCGGCTCGCGATCCCTGCTGAAGTACAGCTTGTTGGTGAGCAACGTCGCCCAGAGGCCTTGAGCTCGGTCCACCCACATGGCCGTTCCGGTGAAGCCGTAGTGAACGTAGATCCCTTCCTCAGCTGCCGTTCCGGGAGCAGGGTGCCAGAAGAAGCCGCGGGCGGGCTGGAGATTCCCGGTGTGGATCTGCAGGGACTCTGCAACCCATTTCTGCCCGAACCCTGCCGGTCCGACCACTCGGCCGTCACTGAGGTAGCGCAAGAACAGCTCAATGTCCGACAGCGGCGAGAACACTCCGGCGATACCACAGACGCCGCCGAGTAGCCGTGCGGAGAAGTCATGGGCAACTCCCCGTAGCCGCAGGCCTGTTGCCTCATCGATCTCGGTGGGGGCCGCCCGGTCGACGAGTGCTGCAGGCAACGGCCCAAACTGGGTTTCCAGCATGCCCAGCGGTCTCCAGACATGCTCCAAGACGTACTCATCGAGCCTGACACCGGCGACGTGCTCGATCACCAGACCGGTGATCAGCGCCGCACGGTCGGTGTACTCCACCGCGGTCCCCGGATCCCGATGCAGTCCTTCTTGAAGAACACCGCGGCGGATGGCCTCGTGCTCTGTTCCATACGGAGCACGGAGGTTTGCCCGCAGAGGCACCCCGGCTGTGTGGGTGAGCAGATGATGCACAGTCACAGGCGCCAGGGGATACCCCGCTACTTCGGGCATCACCGAACCCAACGGCTCGGCCAGGTCCAGGACCCCACCTTCCCAGAGTGCGCCGACCGATGCCCATACCGCCATTACCTTCGTCAGGCTGGCGACATCGAAGATCGTCGTCGGCAGAGTCAGCGACGCTGGCTGGTCCGGGTCAAGTACGCCCGCGGCCCCGCGAAGCACCGTTCCGTTCGTGTCACCAACGGCCCACGCAACGCCGGGAAAGACCTGCTCGATGATCGCGGTCTTCACCAATTTGCTGATCGCTACTTCAAAGTCAGCGATCATGCTTCGCCACCAGCCCCAGCATGGGGCCGTGCGGGACCTAGCCTGGTCGCTGAGAGGGAAGAAGGTCCCGTTGTCCAGATAACCGTGTACTCGACCATCTGGCCCGGCGGCCGCTGCAGCGCCTCGGCCAGCACGCTGCCTCTGACCGCCGAAGGGCTGGTGCCGTAGAGGTTCTTCAGGTTTGCCCGCAGCGGCAGCCCAGCAGTGTGGGTCAACAGCTGGTGGACCGTTGCCTGCCCCACCGGGTGTCCCTCGGCCTCTGGCCAAAACGAGTCGAGCCGACTGGGGAGCCGGAGTTCCCCCGCGGTAGCTTGCACACCGATCGACGCCCACACCGTGAGAACCTTCGTCAGGCTCGCGACATCAAAAACGGTGTCCGGCAGCATCGGCTGATCCGGCTGTGTAGGGTCCACGACCCCGACCGATCCACCGACGCTGGTCCAGTCCGTGTCACCGACGGACCAGACCGCGCCCGGATAGACTCGGCTGCGGTAGCCGGCCTCGAGTAGCTCCTCGACACGGTCAACGCTGAACATGCTGAGGCCCCTTTGTCGGTGGCTGTGGTGACTACCATCTGATGCTCCGCTCCCGGCGTAATGTGTCGGCGCCGGCCTGGTGCTGCAGGTTCGCCAGCCCTGGGTACCAGTGCCGGAAATCTTATGAGGGCACACACGTCCCACCTCAAACGCCCGACCGCAAATCGCCGAGTCGGAGGCGTCTCAGCCAGGGACATTCCACATCTCACGGTAGGTACGGTCAGCTGCTGCATCACACACAGGGCAGTGAGGCACAACGACGCCTAGGCCATCGATCGTCCAGACTTCGCGACAAATGATCCCGCACCTGTCACAACGCGTTCGCTGGCTTTCGTCAACTGTGTCCAGATCCCACCCCAGGGACACGGCAAGCAGTCTGGTGGCCAGCCCTATGTCGCTCACCGGTGCCCAACTGAACGCCGGCCGTCTGCCCTTCACCATTCGCATGGGTTCCACCAGCCCCATGCACCAAAGGTCGCCCTCCAGGATCGCGCGCGCCACAGACGACAGCTTGCCCGGCTTGGAGAGCCAGCGGATCCGTGCTCCCCGGCCGCGCATGCCGATCGGCACGAGGCCACCGCCAGGCAGCATCGACAGGTTGAGCAGACCAGGCACATCGAAGCCGAGCAACGTCGGCCATTGGACCCATGCGCGGCTGTGCAGATCCCAGTCCTCGCAGGCCCAGTGAGGCGTCAAGCCCTGGAAGAGATCGCTAACGGTCCAGTGCCAGTCGCCGTCAGTTGGCCGGACGTCTTGTACGGGCCGATCCATGTCCAGGCCGATGAGATGGCCGGTCACGGTGTAGTCCTGGTCCTGGTCGGGTTCGAGCAGCAGCGTCGGAAGGGTGATGTCCCACGTTTGGGCAGCAAGGAGCAGCCAGACGATTTCATGGCCGGCCTTCACATGAAGCTGCGTACGTTTGCAAGCCGCAGCCTCATCGAGGCGCGATGTCTGGATCTCCCACACGATCGTGCGATCGCCGGCGGGGGAGGTGGTCAGTACGTCGGCGCGCCAGCCATCTCCGGATCGCTCGAGATGCGCCTCCCAGCCACAAGCACGGGCCAGCCGGGCTATCCGCGCCTTCAGCTCTTGATGCTCGATCGACTCGCCGGCGCTGGTACAGGCCTGCGATGCTCCCGGACGATGCTTGAAATGCCTGGTGCCTCGTGGGGAAACTGCCGCTGTCATTGCATGGCGGCGCTCGATACAGGCCAGGTGCTGCGTCTCGGCGGGAACCCGGTGGATCTGTGTCCAGATCTGCTCGCCGGCAGGTCCGGTCAAGGTGGCGTCGAGCAGTTGATCGCGGCCGCGGTGGTGAGCTAGCAGTGGCATTGGCTAGACCTCGCTCGTTGATGCAGACGGACAGGCGAGGATCTGCCGCAAGACCACGTCATGCTCCTGGTAGATGGTCGGAGTTGCGCCGGCAGAATGCGAAGCGTCGACGACCGGGCGCCAGG
It encodes:
- a CDS encoding UDP-N-acetylmuramoyl-tripeptide--D-alanyl-D-alanine ligase; translated protein: MITLTLAEIAVATGGTIHDATNPAMPVTGRSASDSRNVSPGGMFVAVSGARVDGHDFVDQAAAAGASCVLATHPVGVPAVVVADVTVALGQIAQHVLTRAGAQIIALTGSAGKTTTKDLLAQVLSRHGETVATPGSFNTEIGLPLTVMGASESTRYLVLEMGTRHQGDIAYLATLTPPSIGIVLNIGSAHVGEFGSREAIATAKGELVQALPAAADGGVAILNADDDLVAAMAQRTAASVVSYGTGPAADIRATDIGITAGRASFVLHTPQGSAPVSLRLLGAHQVHNALAVAAAAHVLGMDTALIGEALSAAEPVSTARLQVLERTDGVTIVNDAFNANSESMRAGLQTLASLAQGRRMIAVLGTMRELGDTANPAHQAVGQLVGDLGIKILVTVGDTEEITTLTEAARTHSKAPRIEAAPDPDALLPILNDLLTPGDVVLIKASRSVGLEKFADILQAETPA
- a CDS encoding C39 family peptidase, translated to MCRQLIDAAEWDLHGGWALGDRTEWSNRACGIAAVRMILLAYGRQAPTVTELLKLAVKHEVFTPQGAVHTRLADLAASFGVPGRAEPVAADELVGRLGDAPVIISITEQFPDDGRTGGHLVIARGYHDAPDPTILIRDPSGWGQTHERVPLSRVQASYSGRAITFAPLSPVRTLS
- a CDS encoding D-alanine--D-alanine ligase family protein → MTSLIDAHDHAAISRQTDALRIWHEGREAGLNVALVYGGLSAEDRLYIAESPTDQLSVTALSGSLTEIGATFTILDPCDPRFIAELLNFDVALSNLHGPYGEDGRLQGLLDYLRTPFCGSGVAAAAIAANKILCKQAMKGLGIPTPAWQVWKQGTTPQWAGRPVMVKPAQGGSSVGMSLVRQEAALLPALEHAWATDPCLVLVEEHITGLPVTVGLLELPDGLLVFPPLATEVHAGEFYDAAAKLDADGQGTVSVTAADLPAAVLDSLTRYAVALWEGLGCRGSARIDFMVTGAGELFALEVNTTPGMSRDANFVTGAGLCGLSHVDVVRAVLREALTRASYDVPLPTPVFNVGPAIVREPAS
- the dapF gene encoding diaminopimelate epimerase, translating into MVDVRFRKIHGAGNDFILIAGSSADLDKDWSDTARRLCARRTGIGADGLIVSALIDTDPAVLGVACFNADGSIATMCGNALRCAAWCAATDHSFHDMTLVMAGVKHQALVGDDGSWVTAEAGAIDPRCIELVWNGHALCFDSAHTGTEHVVAVVDNVDSLDAEECGRLVRHHPRLAPLGSNVNFVQATGPQALKIRTYERGVEAETLSCGSGAVAAVVVATLHGLVTDSPVTVHNRSGTPLTVRPHAERSSAFWIGGPVTLTYQGELT
- a CDS encoding GntR family transcriptional regulator, with protein sequence MTQIEAPRPRFAQIADILRDRIQRGVHAPGSPLPSEPELSREFGVSRVTINRAVGLLRTEGLVQVRRGKGAFVRPIPVITRVATQRHGARDKGRGAYDVETRRVGLEPSWTASVERVPASELTAGLLNVAVGAELVVRRRKYFANGVPTQIADTYLVSELAEKAGVTEENTGPGGTYSRLADIGRGPIHFTEEISFCSAIAAEATFLDMEPNQAVFEILFVASDREHRPVAVTRHIMAGHQWRLRYEWTDEPEGGSE
- a CDS encoding protein phosphatase 2C domain-containing protein — encoded protein: MHPGPGSSQRPNEDSFAAVADLVIVADGATAPDGLGTGCVHDPRWYSRELTAQATAAHVRYRDASLADILSTAISATADAHASTCDPGHPGTPSSTVVMLRARAETLEWLVLGDATLVLETPHGLNAICDDRLFQTNKELRNQVLRTTADDPKRPARIAALVDAQRNFRNVEGGFWVAASDPNAAYKARADTERLAAGTTWRAALLTDGASAAVDTYGLTDWHGLLNLLDAAGPNGLLESVRKIEADDPAAQRYPRIKRSDDATVAYLTGAPE
- a CDS encoding NUDIX hydrolase codes for the protein MSEIPLHRIGVSAVTIDDQGRALVIQRRDNGRWEAPGGFLELAETIEDGARREVLEETGLVVELQNLTGIYKNMTLGVINFVFRARAISGQPTTGPETKDTRWVTRDEVAGLIPIEAFAIRTLDALDNPAAPRIRHHDGVHLL
- a CDS encoding serine hydrolase domain-containing protein, with the protein product MIADFEVAISKLVKTAIIEQVFPGVAWAVGDTNGTVLRGAAGVLDPDQPASLTLPTTIFDVASLTKVMAVWASVGALWEGGVLDLAEPLGSVMPEVAGYPLAPVTVHHLLTHTAGVPLRANLRAPYGTEHEAIRRGVLQEGLHRDPGTAVEYTDRAALITGLVIEHVAGVRLDEYVLEHVWRPLGMLETQFGPLPAALVDRAAPTEIDEATGLRLRGVAHDFSARLLGGVCGIAGVFSPLSDIELFLRYLSDGRVVGPAGFGQKWVAESLQIHTGNLQPARGFFWHPAPGTAAEEGIYVHYGFTGTAMWVDRAQGLWATLLTNKLYFSRDREPIAMIRDAFRALVFN
- a CDS encoding serine hydrolase codes for the protein MFSVDRVEELLEAGYRSRVYPGAVWSVGDTDWTSVGGSVGVVDPTQPDQPMLPDTVFDVASLTKVLTVWASIGVQATAGELRLPSRLDSFWPEAEGHPVGQATVHQLLTHTAGLPLRANLKNLYGTSPSAVRGSVLAEALQRPPGQMVEYTVIWTTGPSSLSATRLGPARPHAGAGGEA